Proteins encoded in a region of the Macrobrachium nipponense isolate FS-2020 chromosome 39, ASM1510439v2, whole genome shotgun sequence genome:
- the LOC135210026 gene encoding uncharacterized protein LOC135210026 translates to MGQGLGTSTGVSLFNQGTSNTGSMAMGCLGTSAGFGFPQQNTMGGGMSGGVFPDLGKLVKAMTEKPIFDIAVSHKSMAFAGQGSTSPTADQSSPKLTSGTLRPTYVLSPSLFANNKPRPKPINKKQ, encoded by the exons ATGGGTCAGGGTTTGGGCACGAGCACAGGTGTCAGTCTGTTTAACCAGGGTACATCAAACACTGGCAGTATGGCAATGGGATGCCTTGGTACTAGTGCAG GCTTTGGATTCCCTCAGCAGAATACTATGGGTGGAGGAATGAGCGGAGGAGTATTTCCCGATCTTGGCAAGCTTGTAAAAGCTATGACCGAGAAGCCAATTTTTGACATTGCTGTCTCACATAAATCTATGGCATTTGCAG GTCAAGGCAGCACGTCACCTACAGCTGACCAGAGCAGTCCGAAGTTAACGAGTGGAACTTTGCGGCCTACCTACGtcttgtcaccttcactgtttgcCAATAATAAACCGAGACCAAAGCCCATAAACAAAAAGCAGTAA
- the LOC135210024 gene encoding nuclear pore complex protein Nup98-Nup96-like, which translates to MFGQPRPTFGGSSTGFGTSFSTPNTASTGFGSSFGKPAFGNPTTSFGAPAAPFGATTSSGPSLFGTNTQPQTASLFGQQQTSSGFGSSGGGLFSQSQPSTGSGLFGSNPSTGFGAQQTTQNRPFGFGATSSTSTAGTTGLFGSTQSSTSGGLFNTPGVLIL; encoded by the exons ATGTTTGGGCAACCTCGTCCCACCTTTGGTGGTTCATCAACAGGATTTGGAACCAGCTTCAGCACTCCAAACACTGCTTCCACTGGGTTTGGGAGTAGTTTTGGTAAACCTGCTTTTGGAAACCCT ACCACAAGTTTTGGAGCCCCTGCTGCTCCATTTGGTGCCACCACCTCTTCAGGTCCTTCACTATTTGGGACAAATACACAACCACAAACTGCAAGTTTGTTTGGCCAACAGCAGACATCATCAGGTTTTGGCTCTTCTGGTGGTGGATTGTTTAGTCAGAGTCAGCCGAGTACTGGttcag GTTTGTTTGGAAGTAATCCCTCTACTGGATTTGGTGCTCAGCAGACAACACAGAATAGACCTTTTGGGTTTGGTGCCACCAGCAGCACCAGCACCGCTGGAACAACTGGGCTGTTTGGATCTACACAGTCGTCAACTAGCGGTGGACTTTTTAATACACCAGGTGTGTTAATATTGTGA